The following proteins come from a genomic window of Desulfonatronum sp. SC1:
- a CDS encoding efflux transporter outer membrane subunit: protein MQAAFALQSLILLVAVTMTACVTVGPGYTPPELNVPAEWNRLDTSVDPATHAAAVDDLSRWWHGFGDPLLSELVEEALQAGPDLRSARAGLREARARRGVAAAEGFPSVTASGAASRGQSSEKTGGGSTRELYSAGFDAGWELDVFGGVRRGIEAAEADLESSQASLRAVRVSLAAEVALNYVETRALGIRLGIARDNLASQSETLRLTEWRVQAGLASSQDAEQARGNMEQTRAQIPVLAANLAEAEHRLDILLGKPPGTLHPRLAEAGALPALPDQVAVGIPADTLRQRPDVLAAERALAAQTARVGEAEAARYPSFRLSGSIGLEALTWGGLGNTGASTWSLLAGITAPVFDAGRLRAQVEIQDAKREQALVEYEKTVLSALQDVENALVAIVRNQERREALSSAADAVRTAALLARHRYGAGLIDFQSVLDTERTVLSVEDGLASTQADGVLALIRLYKALGGGWSPQAGAPSSGKENS from the coding sequence ATGCAAGCTGCTTTCGCTTTACAGTCGCTGATCCTGCTCGTTGCGGTCACAATGACGGCCTGTGTCACGGTCGGACCGGGGTACACGCCGCCGGAGCTGAATGTCCCGGCTGAGTGGAACCGGCTGGACACGTCGGTCGACCCGGCGACGCACGCCGCGGCGGTCGACGACCTCAGCCGATGGTGGCACGGCTTCGGCGATCCACTGCTGTCCGAGCTGGTGGAGGAAGCCTTGCAAGCCGGCCCGGACCTGCGGAGCGCGCGGGCCGGATTGCGGGAAGCGCGCGCCCGCCGCGGCGTGGCAGCGGCTGAGGGTTTTCCAAGCGTGACCGCGTCCGGCGCGGCCAGCCGCGGGCAGTCCAGTGAAAAGACCGGCGGCGGGTCCACGCGCGAACTGTACAGCGCGGGTTTTGACGCGGGCTGGGAGCTGGACGTGTTCGGCGGCGTCCGCCGGGGCATCGAGGCCGCCGAGGCCGATCTGGAGTCATCCCAGGCAAGTCTGCGGGCGGTTCGCGTCTCCCTGGCGGCCGAGGTGGCGCTGAACTACGTCGAAACACGCGCCTTGGGGATTCGGCTGGGCATAGCCCGCGACAATCTCGCCAGCCAGTCCGAAACCCTGCGGCTCACCGAGTGGCGTGTCCAGGCCGGTCTGGCCAGCAGCCAGGACGCGGAGCAGGCCCGGGGCAACATGGAACAGACCCGGGCGCAGATCCCGGTTCTTGCCGCTAATCTGGCCGAGGCGGAACATCGGCTGGACATCCTTTTGGGTAAACCACCGGGGACCCTGCATCCGCGGCTTGCCGAAGCTGGAGCCTTGCCAGCCCTGCCCGACCAGGTGGCCGTGGGCATTCCGGCGGACACCTTGCGCCAACGCCCCGATGTCCTGGCGGCCGAGCGGGCACTGGCCGCGCAAACCGCCCGCGTTGGCGAGGCTGAAGCGGCCCGCTACCCTTCCTTCAGGCTTTCGGGCTCCATCGGCCTGGAAGCGTTGACCTGGGGCGGGCTTGGCAACACCGGCGCGTCAACCTGGTCACTGCTGGCCGGAATCACGGCCCCGGTTTTTGACGCCGGACGCCTGCGCGCCCAAGTGGAGATCCAGGACGCCAAACGCGAACAGGCCCTTGTCGAATACGAAAAAACAGTACTCAGCGCGCTGCAGGACGTGGAAAACGCACTGGTGGCCATCGTCCGCAACCAAGAGCGCCGCGAGGCCTTGAGCAGTGCCGCGGACGCCGTGCGCACCGCGGCACTGCTGGCCCGGCATCGCTACGGTGCCGGGTTGATTGATTTTCAATCCGTTCTGGACACGGAACGGACCGTCCTGTCCGTTGAGGACGGTCTGGCCAGCACCCAGGCCGACGGCGTTCTGGCGCTCATCCGTTTATACAAAGCCTTGGGCGGCGGTTGGTCGCCGCAGGCCGGAGCCCCTTCTTCCGGCAAGGAGAACTCATGA
- a CDS encoding cobyric acid synthase — MDTRTHGGNIWRLARKLGCGAREILDFSASINPFGPPSWLDAVTGDAVSDLRHYPDPDCSELLEAASRHYGMSEDELTADNGTAEILHRLPPLLVGDSGPGRAVIPVPAYADYAAVCAVHGLEVDHLPLEPRDDFALNWDRLHDSLREKPHWPTLVFLGQPNNPTGRTFQPDRLRALAAEHPGCWFIVDEAFADFVPGLDRLLRQRPPNVIVLLSLTKFYALPGLRIGLAAMDSALATRYRKRSPDWSVNTLAQIAGARCLQDAEFQRESRERTVLERDRFAAALAGMAGLRVFPSEANFLLCRGLGPEFDADRLAGKLLGQRIAIRACANFPGLDSSYFRLAVRRPEENDLLLDALGEALEPAGRLHSPARPRSRPRKRATPALMFQGTCSNAGKSLLTAALCRILRQDGFSPAPFKAQNMALNSGVTPDGGEIGRAQILQAQACGLEPDRRMNPILLKPNSETGSQVIVLGEPRGNMTVGAYIRAKEDLRGLVHDAYDRLAAEHDVMVLEGAGSPAEINLRHHDLVNMTMARHAQAAVYLVGDIDRGGVFAALSGTMDMLEKWERDLVRGLVINKFRGQRSLLDPALDWVARRTARPVLGVVPYLADLGLPEEDSVNFKQGALFRPDRTREADGPAQGVALDVACLDLPHISNFTDLDPLAAEPDVAVRLVRHAGELGEPDLLILPGSKNVMADMDFVRRRGLAEAVIRLAETGATHILGICGGYQMLGMRIEDPHGLESATRASIPGLGLLALTTRLEPDKTLRRTVAGHPASGLEVAGYEIHHGQSVPEPGCDDLVVALKTAEGRVIGLGLRDKPVWGSYLHGIFDDAPFRRWLTGTILAVKGRSPLSAVGVWDMEAALDRLADHVRRHLDIARIYDNLGGQTLEVR, encoded by the coding sequence ATGGACACGCGAACGCACGGCGGAAACATTTGGCGGCTGGCCCGGAAGCTGGGGTGCGGGGCACGGGAGATTCTGGATTTTTCGGCCAGCATCAACCCCTTCGGACCGCCTTCCTGGCTCGACGCGGTCACTGGGGACGCGGTTTCGGATTTGCGGCATTATCCTGACCCGGACTGCTCCGAGCTGTTGGAGGCCGCTTCCCGGCACTACGGTATGTCCGAAGACGAGTTGACGGCGGACAACGGCACGGCGGAAATTCTGCACCGCTTGCCGCCCCTGTTGGTCGGAGACTCCGGGCCGGGTCGGGCCGTCATTCCCGTACCGGCCTACGCCGACTACGCCGCGGTCTGCGCGGTCCACGGGCTGGAGGTGGACCATCTCCCCCTGGAGCCGCGTGACGATTTCGCGCTAAACTGGGACCGGCTTCATGACAGCCTCCGGGAGAAACCACACTGGCCGACCCTGGTCTTTCTCGGCCAGCCCAACAACCCCACCGGGCGGACCTTCCAGCCCGACCGCCTGCGGGCCCTGGCCGCGGAGCATCCCGGATGCTGGTTCATCGTGGACGAGGCTTTCGCCGATTTCGTGCCCGGCCTGGATCGGCTGCTCCGTCAGCGTCCGCCCAACGTGATCGTCCTGCTCTCCCTGACCAAATTTTATGCCCTGCCAGGGCTGCGCATCGGGCTGGCGGCCATGGATTCCGCTCTGGCAACGCGCTACCGGAAGCGCTCCCCGGACTGGTCCGTGAACACTCTGGCCCAGATCGCGGGAGCGCGGTGCCTTCAGGACGCCGAATTTCAGCGGGAGAGCCGGGAACGCACGGTCCTGGAGCGGGACCGGTTCGCCGCGGCCCTGGCCGGGATGGCGGGCCTGCGGGTCTTTCCCTCGGAGGCCAATTTCCTGCTGTGTCGCGGTCTCGGTCCGGAATTCGACGCCGATCGGCTGGCCGGGAAGCTGCTTGGTCAACGGATCGCCATTCGAGCCTGCGCGAACTTTCCGGGCCTGGACAGCTCGTATTTCCGACTGGCCGTGCGTCGGCCCGAGGAGAATGATCTCCTGCTGGACGCCCTGGGCGAAGCGCTGGAGCCCGCCGGTCGGCTCCACTCCCCGGCCCGGCCCCGCTCGCGGCCCCGCAAGCGGGCCACCCCGGCCCTGATGTTCCAGGGCACCTGCTCAAATGCCGGGAAAAGCCTGCTCACCGCGGCTCTGTGCCGGATTCTGCGCCAGGACGGGTTTTCCCCGGCTCCGTTCAAGGCCCAGAACATGGCCCTGAATTCCGGGGTCACTCCGGATGGCGGGGAAATCGGCCGGGCCCAGATCCTCCAGGCCCAGGCCTGCGGCCTGGAGCCGGACCGGCGGATGAATCCGATTCTGCTCAAGCCCAACTCCGAAACCGGCTCCCAGGTCATTGTCCTGGGCGAACCGCGGGGCAACATGACCGTGGGGGCCTACATCCGGGCCAAGGAAGATCTGCGGGGCCTGGTTCACGACGCCTACGACAGGCTGGCCGCGGAGCACGACGTAATGGTCCTGGAGGGGGCCGGCAGTCCGGCGGAGATCAATCTCAGGCATCATGACCTTGTGAACATGACCATGGCCCGCCACGCCCAGGCCGCGGTCTATCTGGTGGGCGACATCGACCGGGGCGGCGTGTTCGCGGCCCTGAGCGGGACCATGGACATGCTGGAGAAATGGGAGCGGGACCTGGTCCGCGGACTGGTGATCAACAAATTTCGCGGCCAGCGCTCCCTGCTGGACCCGGCCTTGGACTGGGTTGCTCGGCGCACGGCCCGGCCCGTGCTGGGGGTGGTTCCCTATCTGGCCGACCTGGGGCTGCCTGAGGAAGACTCCGTGAACTTCAAGCAGGGCGCCCTGTTTCGCCCGGACCGGACGCGAGAGGCGGACGGCCCGGCCCAGGGTGTGGCCTTGGACGTGGCTTGTCTGGACTTGCCGCACATCTCCAACTTCACGGACCTGGACCCCCTGGCCGCTGAGCCGGACGTGGCCGTGCGCCTGGTCCGCCATGCCGGGGAACTTGGCGAGCCGGATCTGCTGATCCTGCCTGGAAGCAAGAACGTGATGGCGGACATGGATTTTGTCCGTCGGCGGGGCCTAGCCGAGGCCGTGATCAGGCTGGCCGAGACCGGCGCGACGCATATCCTGGGCATTTGCGGCGGATACCAGATGCTCGGCATGCGGATCGAGGACCCTCACGGCCTGGAGTCCGCGACCCGGGCGTCCATCCCCGGCCTGGGGTTGCTTGCGTTGACCACCCGTCTGGAGCCGGACAAGACGTTGCGCCGGACCGTGGCCGGGCATCCCGCCTCCGGGCTGGAGGTCGCGGGGTATGAAATCCATCATGGACAATCCGTTCCGGAGCCCGGGTGCGACGACTTGGTCGTTGCCTTGAAGACGGCGGAAGGCCGGGTCATCGGCCTGGGGCTGCGCGA
- a CDS encoding efflux RND transporter periplasmic adaptor subunit produces the protein MNPSQTSALQQEKSLHQLLDSQSKGRRQRRWLWLGMALTIVVGAGLLVLRTGEEPTGARYASAPAEIGTLVVTVSATGNLRPTNKVEVGSELSGIVDQVFVDVNDQVSAGQVLARLDPAKLRDTVARAKANLAVAEAQVLQARATADEARITLERYRQVAELSGGKVPSNTEMDGAEADLKRSEAALVSARASVTQAKANLQSDETDLDKASIRSPIQGVVLTREVEPGQTVAASFQAPVLFTLAEDLSKMELQVDVDEADVGQVHAGQNATFTVDAWPGRKYTATITRVSYGSQEKDNVVSYLTVLAVDNQDHSLRPGMTGTAEITTVTRENALLVPNAALRFTPSAPDTGPQRSTGGVVSALMPRPPGQSRQVQAAVNGAPRVWVSRDGEISAVAVQTGVSNGRMTEITGGELQAGMQVITEGLEGS, from the coding sequence ATGAATCCATCCCAAACTTCCGCGCTCCAACAGGAAAAATCCCTGCACCAACTCCTGGATTCCCAGTCCAAGGGGCGACGTCAGCGCCGCTGGCTGTGGCTGGGCATGGCGCTGACAATCGTTGTCGGCGCGGGCTTGCTCGTCTTGCGCACCGGCGAGGAACCCACCGGAGCGCGTTACGCCTCTGCACCGGCGGAAATCGGCACGCTGGTGGTCACTGTTTCGGCCACCGGCAACCTGCGGCCGACAAATAAGGTGGAGGTGGGCAGCGAACTTTCCGGCATCGTTGATCAGGTCTTCGTGGATGTGAACGACCAGGTGAGCGCCGGACAGGTCCTGGCCCGGCTCGATCCGGCCAAGCTGCGGGACACGGTGGCCAGGGCCAAGGCCAACCTGGCCGTGGCCGAAGCCCAGGTGCTCCAGGCCAGGGCCACGGCGGACGAAGCGCGGATCACGCTGGAGCGGTATCGGCAAGTGGCCGAACTGTCCGGCGGCAAGGTACCCTCCAACACTGAAATGGATGGCGCCGAGGCCGACCTGAAGCGGTCCGAGGCCGCTCTGGTCAGTGCCCGCGCCAGCGTCACCCAGGCCAAAGCCAATCTGCAGTCGGACGAAACCGATCTGGACAAGGCCAGCATCCGCTCGCCCATCCAGGGCGTGGTCCTGACGCGGGAGGTGGAACCGGGGCAGACCGTGGCCGCCTCTTTTCAGGCACCGGTACTGTTTACCCTGGCTGAGGATCTTTCGAAAATGGAACTGCAGGTGGATGTGGACGAGGCTGACGTCGGCCAGGTGCATGCGGGCCAGAACGCGACGTTCACCGTGGATGCCTGGCCCGGCCGGAAATACACCGCGACCATCACCAGGGTCAGCTACGGCTCCCAGGAAAAGGACAACGTGGTTTCCTATCTGACCGTGCTCGCGGTGGACAATCAGGATCACTCCTTGCGCCCCGGCATGACCGGCACGGCCGAGATCACCACCGTGACGCGCGAAAATGCCTTGCTGGTGCCCAATGCGGCGCTGCGTTTCACCCCGTCCGCTCCTGACACGGGGCCGCAAAGGTCCACCGGGGGCGTCGTCAGCGCCTTGATGCCAAGGCCTCCCGGGCAGAGTCGACAGGTTCAGGCCGCCGTCAACGGTGCACCGCGGGTGTGGGTGTCGCGGGACGGAGAGATCTCGGCCGTCGCGGTGCAAACCGGGGTCAGCAACGGACGAATGACCGAGATCACCGGCGGAGAACTCCAGGCCGGCATGCAGGTGATCACCGAGGGCCTGGAAGGATCATGA
- a CDS encoding ABC transporter ATP-binding protein produces MMSDSALIRLSGITKTYGRGQAAFQALKGIDLSIDAGDFVAVMGSSGSGKSTTMNILGCLDMPTSGSYLFQGVPVEQLSRNQRTLLRRNFFGFVFQGFNLLARTTALENVELPLIYRGEPSAMRHAAARAALQQVGLGDREEHTPAELSGGQQQRVAIARAIVTSPAVLLADEPTGNLDTHTSQEIMELISAFNQEQGITVLMVTHEPDMAKYAKRIIRFVDGRVQRDSLDEGGA; encoded by the coding sequence ATGATGAGTGACTCCGCGCTGATCCGGCTATCCGGGATCACCAAGACCTATGGCCGCGGACAGGCCGCGTTCCAGGCCCTGAAAGGCATCGACCTGAGCATTGACGCCGGTGACTTCGTGGCCGTCATGGGTTCCAGCGGTTCCGGAAAATCCACCACCATGAACATTCTCGGCTGTCTGGATATGCCCACCAGCGGCAGCTACCTGTTCCAGGGCGTGCCCGTGGAGCAGTTGTCGCGCAACCAACGCACCCTGTTGCGGCGGAATTTTTTCGGTTTCGTGTTCCAAGGCTTCAACCTGTTGGCTCGCACAACCGCTTTGGAAAACGTCGAGCTGCCGCTGATCTATCGCGGCGAGCCGTCCGCCATGCGCCATGCCGCCGCACGCGCCGCCCTGCAACAGGTCGGACTTGGAGACAGGGAGGAGCACACCCCGGCCGAACTCTCCGGCGGGCAGCAACAGCGGGTGGCCATTGCCCGGGCCATTGTCACCTCTCCGGCCGTGCTTTTGGCCGACGAGCCCACCGGAAATCTTGATACCCACACCAGCCAGGAAATCATGGAGCTGATCAGCGCCTTCAATCAAGAGCAGGGCATCACCGTGCTCATGGTCACCCACGAGCCGGACATGGCCAAGTATGCGAAGCGCATTATCCGTTTCGTGGACGGACGGGTGCAACGCGACAGTCTCGACGAGGGGGGGGCCTGA
- a CDS encoding CerR family C-terminal domain-containing protein, whose amino-acid sequence MTSKKSIVAKEKLLAAASDVFGKKGFRDATVAEICRRAGANIAAVNYHFGNKEALYRETWRQSFAESIQAHPQDGGIPPDAPAEQRLRGQITALMRRVADPENREFVISQMELINPTGLLEEVMKSALIPLREKTLTVVRELLGPEVDEQHVVHCEICILSMCLHPMLIQRIRQRTKKVGPPLVIDDLDAFADHVVLFALAGIQVVRDQPRKSGSRS is encoded by the coding sequence GTGACTAGTAAAAAATCAATTGTTGCCAAGGAAAAATTGCTTGCCGCGGCGAGCGACGTCTTCGGGAAAAAGGGGTTCAGGGATGCCACCGTCGCGGAAATATGCAGGCGGGCAGGCGCCAATATCGCCGCGGTGAATTACCACTTCGGCAACAAGGAGGCCTTGTACCGGGAAACCTGGAGGCAGTCCTTCGCCGAATCCATCCAGGCGCACCCCCAGGACGGCGGCATTCCCCCGGACGCGCCAGCCGAGCAACGGCTGCGCGGCCAGATCACGGCATTGATGAGGCGTGTCGCTGATCCGGAGAACAGGGAGTTCGTCATTTCCCAGATGGAGTTGATCAACCCCACCGGGCTCTTGGAAGAAGTCATGAAATCCGCGTTGATCCCGCTACGCGAAAAGACCCTGACCGTGGTGCGGGAACTGCTCGGGCCGGAGGTCGACGAACAGCACGTGGTACATTGTGAAATCTGCATCCTGAGCATGTGCCTGCACCCCATGCTCATCCAGCGGATACGACAGCGGACGAAAAAAGTCGGGCCGCCGCTGGTCATCGACGACCTGGACGCCTTTGCCGACCATGTCGTGCTCTTCGCCTTGGCGGGTATTCAGGTCGTGCGCGACCAGCCTCGAAAGTCCGGGAGTCGTTCCTGA